ATTTTATACCGGGCCTTTTTCTTGGTTTTATGTGTGATGCCTTTTTGATTGTTGAGCGATGTTTTCACCTTCTGGCCCCTTTCAGTTCGTTAATCATAGCCAGATTATACCAAATTACCCCTTATTCACGCAACAAAGCCACTGAAATTTGTAAATATGGGCGAGCAGCATGGTCTCTCAACATATATCTTAAACCTACATGCGGCATAAAAAGCACCGCACTTCCCGAAATCTTACTATGGTCTGTTGACCATTTATAATAACTGCTGGTCCGCCAATCATAACCCCAGTCAGATGTCGTATATTTCCCATTGACTGTCATAAAAGCTACATCCATGCCTATGGATGGAATAAAACGACCCAGTTGATAGCCAAAGGATGAACTTTGTATGCTCATGCCTGGGCTAACACTGAACACAAAACCTTGCTCACCATAAGCTATTGCACTTAGCGTAAGCAAGACAATAACAATAGATACCGTTGTTTTCATTTTTGTCTTTCCTTTGTTTATTGTTAGTTTTTGCATTCTGCAATTTGCATTTTAAAATCTGCATTTTGCATTTTCAGGTTACTGCCCCAGGTTGATGAAACTGTTCACCCCGATGGCGTTGGACAACGAATTCACCCCCGGTTGGATGATATTGGTCGTCACCCAGGGATAGCACAGACCGACCAGCAGACACAGGGCCGCCAGGCAAAGGGTGGCCAGGGCCATGTAGAATGGCACCTCTTTGACCTTTTCCAGGCCGGCCGCCAGCTTGCCAAAAAAGGCCTGGCGCTGCATCTGCAGGAAATACCATAAGGTGATGATGCTGGTGGCCACCGCTATTACCGCCACTCCGAAGTATTTTGCCTCCACCAGAGCCACGATGATTAAAAGCTTGCTCCAGAACCCGTTGAAGGGCGGCACCCCGGCGATGGAGAAGGTGCCGATGGTGTTGGTGAATCCGGTGATGGGAAGCTTGTTGTTGATCCCGCCCATTTTGCTTAGGTCCCGGGTGCCGGTGGCGTATTCGGCGGACCCGGCGTTCAAAAACAGCAGACCCTTGAAGGTGGCGTGGTTGAACAGGTGAAATAAAGCTCCCATGATCCCCAGGGGCGTGCCGATGGCCAGACCCACCACTATGTAGCCGATCTGGGAGATGGAGGAATAGGCCAGCATCCTTTTGTAATCGTTCTGTCCCAGGGCCACCACCGCGCCTATGACCATGGAGAGGACGCCCAGCACTATCAAGGCCGCCGAGACCTGGGCCGGCAGGCCGAAGATATTGTAAGCGATTCTGACCAGGGCGTAGATGCCGGAGACCTTGATCAGCACGCCGGACAGCATGGCCGAGATCGGGGCCGGGGCCGAGGGATGGGCGTCCGGCAGCCAGGCGTGGAACGGCACCATGGCCGCCTTCAGGCCGAAACCCATCAGGAACAGGGCCAGGCACAGGCCGATCAGCCGGACATCCATGCCGGTTTTGACCGCATAGGACAGGTCGGCGATGCCGAAAGCGCCAGTCACCAGGTAGACAAAGGACATGGCCAAAAGTATGCCGGTGGTGGCCACCACCGAAAGCATCAGGTACTTAAAGGCCGCCTCCACCTCGTCGTGCTTCTGTCCGAAGGCCACCAATGAATAACTGGCCACCGCCGCCACTTCCAGAAAGACATACATGTTGAACAGGTCGGTGGTCAGCACCAGGCCGTTCATCCCGGCCA
Above is a genomic segment from candidate division TA06 bacterium containing:
- a CDS encoding NADH-quinone oxidoreductase subunit M produces the protein MLLLFIVVPLAVAALMPLLARVWKGLPDVLGSVTMAFTLGLGLYHIRMVAAWHRYFWDTGSLGLPIKISLAMDGFSLLLLLTISLVSLFACIYSVNYMEHYGAKGSYYALFMLMVAGMNGLVLTTDLFNMYVFLEVAAVASYSLVAFGQKHDEVEAAFKYLMLSVVATTGILLAMSFVYLVTGAFGIADLSYAVKTGMDVRLIGLCLALFLMGFGLKAAMVPFHAWLPDAHPSAPAPISAMLSGVLIKVSGIYALVRIAYNIFGLPAQVSAALIVLGVLSMVIGAVVALGQNDYKRMLAYSSISQIGYIVVGLAIGTPLGIMGALFHLFNHATFKGLLFLNAGSAEYATGTRDLSKMGGINNKLPITGFTNTIGTFSIAGVPPFNGFWSKLLIIVALVEAKYFGVAVIAVATSIITLWYFLQMQRQAFFGKLAAGLEKVKEVPFYMALATLCLAALCLLVGLCYPWVTTNIIQPGVNSLSNAIGVNSFINLGQ